Proteins from one Chroococcidiopsis sp. CCMEE 29 genomic window:
- a CDS encoding PEP-CTERM sorting domain-containing protein, with protein MKNFLIASVGAGAVFLGLLSDVQAAVIRGSTQFSANNNVSIDPSSLGLTFDFLMFGNVYKFSLFNNNINIVFDRVFTPLDLPSNSEALNIAPSFSDLTNGFGSQPTTLSFSSSFLDSNTASDLINNLLGSFDLNRQSFSLENGNVAPNPEPVPEPLTSLGFALALGVGTLMKKQHSKKLKRTGDDSI; from the coding sequence ATGAAAAATTTCTTGATAGCTAGTGTTGGAGCGGGAGCTGTTTTTCTAGGATTACTCAGTGATGTGCAAGCAGCAGTAATCAGGGGTAGCACGCAGTTTAGTGCAAATAACAACGTTTCAATCGATCCATCTTCGCTTGGACTGACGTTCGATTTTTTGATGTTTGGTAACGTATATAAATTTTCACTGTTCAACAATAACATTAACATTGTATTCGATCGAGTATTCACTCCGCTCGATCTTCCTAGCAATAGTGAAGCATTAAATATTGCACCATCCTTTAGCGATCTCACAAATGGTTTTGGCAGTCAACCTACTACCCTAAGCTTCTCAAGCAGTTTCCTTGATAGCAATACAGCGTCAGATTTAATCAATAACCTCTTAGGTAGTTTTGATCTAAACAGACAGTCATTCTCACTCGAAAACGGTAATGTAGCCCCTAATCCCGAACCTGTTCCTGAACCCTTAACTAGCCTTGGTTTTGCCTTGGCTCTGGGCGTTGGAACCCTGATGAAAAAACAGCACTCAAAGAAGCTAAAGAGAACTGGCGACGACAGTATTTAA
- a CDS encoding glycosyltransferase: protein MRLSVIIACLNGADTIGIQLEALANQQWSEPWEVIFADNGSRDGTVTIVEQYRHKLPNLRIVDASDQPGKAHAGNVAMSAASGEAFAFCDADDEVAPGWVAAMGEALAEYDFVGGAMDYLKLNQPKRVKHQVGGIKQAEHPPFLPFCGGCNFGFNRSVYQAIGGFDESFLFGEDTEYCWRAQLAGSKLQFVPNAVVHYRHRNTLAASYRQARNWSESYVLLRKKYGGSLSRLMMLKLLLGGWRHMPLCLVRIRSWEDLVEFAWQFGWKIGEMRGCIKQLTLPGLKPLGLLHHWDSRAVPLSKL from the coding sequence ATGAGATTGAGTGTAATCATAGCTTGTTTGAACGGAGCTGATACGATTGGTATCCAACTTGAGGCACTCGCCAACCAACAATGGTCTGAGCCGTGGGAAGTCATTTTCGCTGACAATGGCTCTAGGGATGGAACCGTAACGATTGTAGAGCAGTATAGACACAAATTACCAAATCTTCGGATTGTTGATGCCTCCGACCAACCAGGCAAAGCACATGCTGGCAATGTTGCCATGTCAGCTGCTTCTGGTGAAGCATTCGCCTTTTGCGACGCAGATGACGAAGTGGCTCCGGGTTGGGTAGCAGCGATGGGTGAGGCGCTGGCTGAGTATGACTTCGTGGGTGGAGCGATGGATTATTTGAAGCTGAATCAACCCAAGCGAGTCAAACATCAAGTAGGAGGGATAAAACAAGCTGAACACCCTCCTTTCCTACCATTCTGCGGTGGCTGCAATTTTGGATTTAACCGCTCAGTTTATCAAGCGATCGGTGGGTTTGATGAATCTTTTCTGTTTGGTGAGGATACGGAATATTGTTGGAGAGCTCAACTGGCAGGGAGTAAACTGCAGTTTGTCCCCAATGCGGTTGTTCATTACCGACATCGCAATACTTTAGCAGCTAGCTATCGTCAAGCGCGCAACTGGTCAGAATCTTATGTGCTCTTGCGCAAGAAGTATGGCGGCTCGCTCAGCAGATTAATGATGCTGAAGTTGCTGCTCGGTGGTTGGAGGCATATGCCGCTGTGTCTGGTGCGAATCCGTAGCTGGGAAGATCTAGTTGAGTTTGCCTGGCAGTTTGGTTGGAAAATTGGTGAAATGCGAGGTTGTATCAAGCAGTTGACACTCCCAGGACTGAAGCCACTGGGATTATTGCATCATTGGGACTCCCGAGCAGTTCCCCTCAGCAAGCTTTAA